In the Deltaproteobacteria bacterium genome, GAGTAATTGATGCTGCCGCTGGCCAGCGCGGCGCGATCGACCTCGGTGCGCGTGAGGAGCAGTTTGACGTCGAGATTCTGCTCGCGAAAGAAACCCCGTTGGCGCGCCACCTCGGCGGGCAAGAACGTGATGCTCGGACCGGCGTACGAAATCAGCACTTCGTCAAGTGGCAACGCCAGTGTCGGCGCTAAAAGACCCAGCAAAACAATCACGAATAATATTTGAAATCTGAAATTTGCCATGTGAAATGCGCGCGAAGTTACGCCCGCGTCTCCTCGCGGTACAGTTCCAGCGCGCGCAGCGTCGGTGCATCGCTCATGGTAAAGAGAATCGCTTCGTCGGATGATGAAATGACGTGCCGGTGCGGATACCAGAGCGGCACGACGAAGGTGTCGCCCTGCTGCCATTCGAATTGCTGCTCGCCGATCTGCGTCGTGCCGCGGCCGCGGAACACATGATACATCGCGGTACTGGTGTGGCGGTGGGTTGCCGTTTCTTCTTTCGCTGGAAGCAGTTGCAGCGCGCATTGGATTGTCGTCATCGTCGGCCCGCCGGTCACCGGATTGCGATACTCAAGCAAATAACCATCGAAGCGATCGCGATTCGCCGGCACTTTCGTCAATGCGCGCAGCGCAGGCTCGGTGGCGCGCCATTTGTAGTGAAAGAAATCAGCGCGCGATTGGCCGTCACGATTATTTTGTACATCCGCGCTACTCATCTCGATCGCTTGGCGGCGCTCAGTATAGCGCTCTTGCATCACTTGCTGCAGCGCCGTGACCAACGGAAAATCCAAACCGTCGAGCCAAAGCATCGGCTCGGTCGAATCGTTGGAGTGATCGTGCCAAGTGAGCTTCGGCGTAAGAATTAAGTCGCCAGGCTCCATCACGCATTGCTGGCCGTTCACCGTCGTGTAAGCGCCGTTGCCCTGAATCACGAAACGCAGCGCCGCCGGCGTGTGGCGGTGCGCGCGCGCGTTTTCGCCGGGCTTGACGTATTGGAACGAGACTTGGATCGTGTGCGTGGCGAAACCATTTTTCTTATCGAGACCCGGATTGACCAAGCGCACGACGCGCCGCTCGCTGTTCTCCAGACTGATCACTTCACCGGCGCGCACCAGACTTTCGTAAACATCGGCCCACTTCCACAAACAAGGTTCGACCGAAGTCACCGGATGATCCGGCAGCCCTTCCATACCGAGCCGCCAGTAGCCGGAAAGATTTTTCCCGGCCATGTCGCGGTCGAGATTTTTCACGCTATCTTTGCGAACTCGCTGATTCATTCTTCACCACTCCGATTTCCGAAACCCCTTACCCCTCACTCCTTACCCCTTACTTCGGAAAAGTTCGCGGCGGTATCGGTTCGTTGTAAACCATATCGATCCACATGGGCTGGTACGATGCGACGAAGCCGTTCTTGTAAGCGTTGCCGCAGTAATGCGCCGGTTTCAGTTTGTCCCAGATAATTTTGCCGCTGGCTTCGATGCAGTCCTCGTCCGCCGAAGCGGCGACGACTTTACCGCAGACCATGAGACGGTGCAGCCACTGCTTGGTCCACTCGACTTTGCATTCGAAATGACTTTTGAAGTCGGCGATGCGCGGCGGCTTGACCGCCTTGGATGCCAGCGCTGTCAGCCCGGCTTTTTCCAGTTCGTTGACCCCAGGAGGGAATTCAAGACCGCAGACCCGTACCTTTTCAAGGATCTCGCGGTCGTGCGACGGCACGTTGACGACGAATTCGCCGTTGGCGAGAATATTATTGTAAGTATCTTTGCCTTCCGCAGTGGTGAACGAGAGGTACACCGGGTCATGGCACACTCGCACGCAAGTGCCGTAGGACGCTGCGTTGACCCGGCCGTCGTTGTCCGCTGTCGTAATCGTGACCAGACAGGCGCTGGGCGCGAATAGCTTATCCCAATGTTCGCTCGGCACATCGATTTTGTTCACAGCAGCCATAGTGAATTCCTCCCATCAGTCAATTGCAGTTCGGAAATTAGCCGAAACGAAAGTGCGACGTCAAATAGATTTCTTCCCATCGCTTCGAAACAATCAGGCCGACTCGCTAGTTAAAAAGTGTCATCGGCTCGGTCCTCGGCAGCGCAATCGGATGGTCGCACGGCGCATCGAGACACGCCCACAAGTCGCGGTGACTCGACAGATTGAATCGCAGTATCGCTAGGAGATTCGACAGACTCTAGCTCCAGGTCGATTTCGGCAAGAGAGACTTGAACAGCAGCGAGGAATTGAGAATTGGGCGATCTCGCACTCGCTACTCCCCGCCGTTGACGTCGATAATCGCGCCACTGACGAAGCTCGAGGCTTCGGAAGCGAGAAACAGCGCAACGCTGGCGACTTCATCCGCCGTGCCGGCGCGCCCCAGTGAAATCTTTTTGATCGCGTCGCCAAACATCTCTTGGCGATTGGTTCCCGCCGGCCGCGGCGTGTCGATGATGCCGGGCGCAATCGCGTTGACGCGAATCTCCGGTCCCCAATGTTGCGCCATGTGAATCGTCAGGTTCATCACCGCCGCCTTCGCCGTGCCATAGGCCGCCATGTCGGCGCGTTCTTTTTTCGTGCCGCGGCCGGAGATCGAACCGATGTTGACGATGCTGCCTTTGCCCGCTGACTTCATCGCCGGCGCGACAGCTTTGGCGCAGAGAAACGCGCTTTTGGTGTTGACCTCGTAAGCTTTCATGAAATCTTCCGGCGTCAGTTCTAACAACGGCGCGCGATTGAAGGCCGGCATGAATGGATTGCGGCTGTAGGAGCCGCCGGCGACGTTGACCAAAACATCGACGCGGCTAAATTTCTCCAGGGTTTGCTCGACCAACGTTTTTACCTGCGCCTCGTCGGAAACATCCACCGCCAAGCCAAATGCCTTGACCCCAAGCGCTTCAACTTCCTGCACCACCGGCGGGATCGAGTCCGGCGGCAGCGACGCGATGACGATGTTCGCGCCAGCCTTGGCAAATGCGACCGCGCAGGCTCTGCCAATTCCGCCGCTGCCGCCGGTGATAATCGCGGTTCGTCCTTGCAAAGAAAATCGCGAGAGATCCAGGTTGCTCATGACAGCTCCTCAGGCAAAAAATAAATCGCGCGTGATTTGACGATCGGCTCACGTACCCCGTGCCCGGCGATTGTAGCGCAGCGAATCGAGAAAGGACGCGATGATAAAAGCGCCGCCGATCAATCCGGTCACGATCTCCGGCACGTGGACGACCGCGTTGACAAACATCATCACCGCCAAGGCGATGATCGCGTAGAACGCGCCGTGCTCCAGGTAGCGATAGGACGTGAGCGTTTCTTGCTCGACCAACATGATCGTCAGGCTGCGCACGAACATGGCGCCGATGCCCAGACCGATGGCGATAACGAACATGTTGTTCGATAACGCGAAGGCGCCGATCACACCGTCGAAGCTGAAACTGGCGTCGAGCACTTCGAGATAGAGAAACGATGCTAAGCCGCTCTTGGCGACTCCTTGAGTCACTGCGGCTTCGACGTTGAGCAGCGCCGAGACGCCGTCCACGGCGATGTAAGTCACCAAGCCGAACAGTCCGGCGACGAGAAACTCGACTTGCTCCTGCCCCGCCATGTGGGTCGAAATGAAGTAGAGCACGAGCAACACCAGCCCCAGTTCCACCGCCTCGATGCGTCCGAGGCGCGTCAGCGGCCGTTCGATGACGGCGATCCAGTGCAGTTCTTTTTCCTGATTGAAAAAATGTCTCAGGCCGACCATCGCTAGAAACGCGCCGCCGAAGGCCGACACCGTCACATGGGCGCTGGTGAGCACGCGCGAGTATTCGTCGGGGTGCGACGCCGCCATCACCAGCGCCGAGAGCGGATCGATGCGCGCGATGATCGCGACGATGATCAGCGGAAACACGATCCGCATGCCGAACACCGCGATGGCGATGCCCCAGGTGATGAAGCGCTGGCGCCACAGCGGCGTCATGGTTTTCAAAACGCTGGCGTTCACCACCGCATTGTCGAAGGAGAGCGAAACCTCGAGGGTCGCCAGCACCGCGACGATGAACATAGATGAGAGCGCGCCGATCAAGCTGCGCTCGGCCTCCCAGCCCAAAAATGCGCCGAGCACCAGACCGACCAGCGTCACTAAAAACGAGTTACGAAAGTACGCCATAACGGGACACAGGGTTCGCTGTCAAATAACCCAATCCTCGCGCCCTGTCTACAGCTATGCGCAACTTTTCCTGATATTCCATGTTGCCGCGCGCTCAAACGGCATCGTTTCGCTTGTATGTAGGTGGTTCGGTATCAAATATTTGCCAACTAAGACGCGCCATCGCCGATCCCAATTGGATCAAAAGCATCGTCTCAAGGGGCATCTACGATTACATCCTCAAGCCCTACACCGCCCACACCATCGCGCGCTTGAACGCGACCCTCGAACGGCTCAAAGCCGATCTCACGAAATCGACAAGCCCCAAGTAATTCATTCTGCCTCAGCCATTTGTTGCCACCGCGTTTTTTTCTTGTCGTTCAGATCGGAACAGGATAACCCTAAGTCGGCGGCCAACGGCGGCTGACTTAGCTCCATCGCCACTGCCGAATCATTTCATTCAGCGAAGGAATGCCGATGCCACGCTCAATACTTGCGATTCTGTTTATCGTCACCCTACTGCTCCCGACCGATGGTTTAACGCAGAGCAATCCCACTTATATCCAATTCTCTCCCGCCGCGGTCAAAGCCGCGCTTTACAAACCCGATGCACCTCAGCTGCCGGCGCATGTGGGAATTTTAGTCGTGCATCGTACTTCCAATGTCATGGGCAGCTTGTCGTGCGTCGAGCTCGCCAAGCGCGGCTTCATGGTGCTGTGTCTGAACCCACGCTCGGACAACAATGAAGCGCTGGTGAAATGGGAGACCATGGCCCTCGACGTAAAATCAGGTGTCAACGTTTTGAAGAAGCAGCCGGGCATCACCAAAGTCTTGCTGCTCGGCGGCAGCGGCGGCGGCCCGACCATGAGCTTTTATCAAGCGGTGGCGGAAAACGGCATAGCCTACTGTCAGCAGCCGCAGAAACTGATGAAGTGCGGCAAAGAGCTTGCCGACTTGCCGAAAGCCGACGGCATCATTTTCCGCGACGCCCATCCGGGAAATCCGGTGATCGCCGGCGTGCGCAATTTGAATCCCGCCGTGATCAACGACGCCGCGGTGATGAACGACAATCGCCCGGTAAAAATCGATCCGGCGCTGGACCCGTTCGATCCCAAGAACGGCTACAATCCCAAAGGGCCGTCGAGCTATTCGGAGAAATTCAAGAAAGCTTATTTCGAAGGCCAAGCCAAGCGCATGAATCGCTTGATCGCGCTGGCCCAGGAGCGTTTGCGCCGCATCGAGGCGAGCGCTTATCCCAACGACGACGCGCCGTTTGTCATTGCGCGCGGCGACGCCGGCAAACTGTTTCAACTCGACTTGAGTATCCTGCACAGCACCGCGGCGCCGCGCAAACTGCTCAAGAACGACGGCACGATTGACGCCTGCTGCGTCATTGAGAGCGTGCGCGTCGCCGTGCCCGACATCGCCAAGCAAAACCCGACCTTCGACGGCGGCACATTGTTTTTAACCGTGCGCTCCTTCCTGAGCGCCAATGCGGTGCGCGCCACCAACTCGCTGGACGGCCTCGATCACTGCTCGAGCAACAATTCGACGATCTGCGCGTTGCAACAGATTTCCGTGCCGGTGCTCTTCGGCGCCATGAGCGGCCACTACTTCGTGCGCGACAACGAGATTCATTATGAAGTCGCCAAGAGCGCCGACAAAGATTTCATCACCGTCGAAGGCGCCACCCACGGCATCACGCCCTGCACCGAGTGCGAGAAAACCCCAGGGCAGTATTCCAACACGGTGAAAAACTTTTTCGACTACGTCGCCAAATGGGTCAACGCCAGGTTTTGATGCACGGAGATTCTGCGATGCACTACTTCATTCTCGTCATGGCAACGACCGCGATATTGTTCTTCGCCACGGCGCCGCCATCGGCGGCAGCGTCGAGGGCGAAGAGATCGCCGCGCCGCGCTTCGATCCGTTCTGGAAAAAAACCGAGGAGCTGCAAGCGCTGATCTTCATCCATCCGCAGACCGCGCCGCAATCGACCGGTATCGCCAAGCGCGTTCAAGGCAGCGGCGCGCTGGGCAGTGTCATCGGCAACCCCTTGGAAACTTCCATCGCGCTCGCCCACCTAATCTTCGAAGGCACCCTCGACCGCTTCCCCAAGGTGAAAATCTGCGGCGCCCACGGCGGTGGATTTCTGCCGTCCTACGCCGCGCGCATGGATCACGGCTGATCCGTGTTCCCCGACAATTGCAAAGGTCCGACGTTGAAAAAAAAGCCGAGTGAGTATTTGAAACAGCTCTATTTCGATTCCTTGGTCTTTACCGGCGAAGCGCTGCGTCATCTGGTCAACGAGCACGGCGCCAGCCAAATCATGATCGGCACCGACTACGCCGTGCCCTAGGTGAAAGATCCGGTCGATCATGTGCTCAAGACGCCGGGTTTGAACAATGCCGAGCGCATCGCCATCCTCGGCGGCAACGCTGCCAAGCTGATGAGAACAACGACTTGAGCAGAGAGACCTCCACGGTGAAGCCGCAACTAAAGAGCCAAATAATTATTCACCACGAAGGACACGAAGATCACGAAGTTCGAAACTTAATTTTCTTAAACCCTTCGTGTGCTTCGTGCACTTCGTGGTGAATTCCGACTTTGTCGAGGGTCCTATGAAAAAATTTACTTTACTAGCCGCAGCCATCGCTATCATCGTCCCCTTGAGTCTCGATACCGTGCGCGCGGCTGAAATCACCTTGATCGGACCGGGCGGCATCCGCGCCGCGGCAACGGAATTGATCGAAGCCTTTGAAACAACCACGGGCCACAAAGTCAAAGCCACCTTCGGCTCGGGCGGCGGGACTAAGCAACAGGTGATCAACGGCGAACCGTTCGACGTACCAATCGTGCAACTGCCGTTGGAACCGGTCATCGCCTCGAGTCACGTCGTCGCCTCTAGTGAAACGCTTGTCGCAGCGTGGCGGTCGGCCTCGCCGTGCGCAGCGGCGCGCCCAAGCCGGACATCTCCAGCGCCGAAGCGGTAAAACGGCTGCTGCTCGGCGCCAAAGCCATCGCCTATCCCAACGCCGCCGGCGCCGGCGTGAGCATGAACGCGACGCTGGCAAAACTCGGCATCGCCGAGGCGATGAAAGGAAAAATCAAAATCGCCCAAGCCGGCCGCGGCGCCATGGAACTGCTCGCCAAGGGCGAAGTCGATTATGGCCTGACCTACATCAGCGAAATCATCACCGCGCCCGGCGTCGAGGTGGTCGGCCCGCTACCGCGTGAAATCTCGCCTCCGACGGCATTGGTCGGCTTCGTCTCGGCCCAGGCAAAAAATTCGGCAGCAGCCACCGCGCTGCTACGTTTCATGACCTCCCCCGACGCCGCCAAAGTGTACCGGCAGAGCGGCATGGAACCGGGACGTTGAAACGCGCGCGAGCATTCTTCACGATACCGTTGACAGCGGCGCGTTTTAGCGGCTACTCTCCGGGAAAATTTATTCGACGAGGAATCCGTTAATGAATCTTCGCTTCGCGATCGTTTTGCTCTTACTCACTGGCGCGCCGCTGTCCGCCGCCGACCATCACGCGAGCCATCAGACGCCGCAGCAGCAGCTCGGCCGCCGCCTATTCGAGCAATCCTGCGGCGTCTGCCACACCCGGCCGACGTTGATTTCCGGCATGTATGGACCGGAGCTGTCGAGACTCAATCTCGGCGGCCAGGAAGATCTGCTGCGCATGTTCATCAGCAACGGCACAGCGCGCATGCCGGGCTTCAAGTACACTTACAATCCCGAACAGATCGGCGCCATCGCCGCCTACGTCAAAACCCTCGAACCCGGCAATCAAAACGTGCCGACCGCGCCGCCGGCGAAATAGCTGGGCCAACAAACAATCTCTCTATGAGAATCGCCATGAAAATTTTACGCCGTCTTTTCATTGCCAATCCAATCGCCATCTCGATGGCGGTATTGTGGTACTCGGCGGCATTCGCCGACGCGCCGCTCACCGGCGCGATCGCCTCGGCGGCGGGAGAAAAAATGGCCGGCGTGACGGTGTCCGCCAAAGCGGAAAAGTCGACCATCACCACCAGCGTCTACAGCGACGAGTCGGGCAACTATTATTTTCCACCGCTGCCCAACGGCAAATATAAAGTCTGGGCTCAGGCGCTGACCTTTCACCGCGCCATCGGCGATGTCGAAGTGAAAAACAAAACCGCCCGGCGCAACTTCGTCATGCAGCCGATCAAGAACCAAGAGGATTGGATTCGCCAGCTGCCCGGCGACGAACTACTCGCCGCGTTGCCGAGCGAGACCTCGGAAGACTATCGGATGAAAACTCAGGTGCGGAAAAATTGCACCGGCTGCCACAGCGCCAGTTATCCGCTGCAATTCCGCTTCGACGAAGAAGGTTGGAATAAAATTCTCGACTTGATGAAACATGTCAGCGTCCAAGGCGTCTACTTAGGCGCCGATCACAAGGCGTCGCCCAACATCGACTTTCACCAAAAAAAATTGGCCGCTTATCTCACCCGCGCCCGCGGCCCCGGCGAGACTTCGATGAAGTTCAAACTGCTGCCGCGGCCCGCCGGCGAAGCGGCGCGGGTGGTGATCAAAGAGTACGACTACCCGATGGAGGGCGGCCATACGTTATCGATGGACGGCAGTGACTGGTCGCTCGGCACCGGTTCGGGCATGAACCACGTCGCCGGCGTGCACGACGCCCAGATGGATTTCAACGGCAACATTTGGATCACCTATTCGCACACCAGCATGGCCACCACCATCGGCCGGATCGACGGCAAAACCGGCGTGATGAAAAATTTTAAACTCGAAGATCAAAAAGGCATCGCCGCCGGCACTCACGGCATCACCCGCGATGAAAACGGCATGCTTTGGTTCAACGTTCGTTCCAACGTCCTGCGCGGCCGCGGCGGGCTGGCGAAAGTCGATCCAAAGACGGAAAAAATTTCCGTCTACCTGCCGCCCGAACCGCTGTCCGGCACGGCGGGAACTTTGGATGCCGACTTGAACGGCAACATTTGGGTGACCGCGCCGGACGGCGCGCTGCGTTTCAACATCAAAGAAGAAAAGTTCAGCGAATTTAAATCGCTGACCTATAAAAATCCCCACGGCACCGCGACGGTCTACGGCCTCGCCGCCGACCGCGTCGGCAACGGCTGGTGGCTCTTGATGTCCCAGGACTTGGTCGACTACAGCGATATCAAAACCGGCAAGAGCGGCGAGTTCAAACTACCGCCGGAAAAACTCGTCTTGGAGAGGTTGAACGAGGAACAAAAGAAGCTCTATGCGAGCACCAGTTTTCAGCCGGACTTCAATATGCCCTTCGCCTGGGCCCAGGCGCCGCGCCGCATGGGCACCGATAAAAATGGCGATTACGTCTACGTCGGCAATTCTTTCGGCGGCAACCTAGCCAAGATCAACATCCACAGCAAAGAAACCACGCTGATCCCTCTGCCCAATCCCGAGACTCAGCAGCCCTACCAAGTCACTGTCGACAAGGATCACAATGTCTGGACCCATCTGTGGAGCACCGACAAAGTCGCCAAGTACGATCCCACCGCCGACAAGTGGACGCTGTTCGATCTACCCAACCGCGGCACCGAATCGCGCCACATCTCGCTGCTCGAACAGCCCGGTCAACCGATGAAGATCGTCGTTCCCTACGAACGCACGCGCAAAGTCGCGGTCATCACGCCGCGCAGCGAAGCGGAGATCACAGCGCTCAAGAAACGGGTTGGTCCGAGGTAGGGGCGTATTGTATACGCCCGGTGGTGGTGTGGCTGTCTCGGCGGTGAACTATCCGAAAACTCAAATCACAGCACGATCGTTTCAATCAACTCAACTTCATCCGCCGTCAGCGAAAACTTTTCCGCCGCCAAATCCTCTTGCATATGTTGCGCGCTGGTGGTGCCGGTCAGCGGCAGCATGCCGACCTGCATGGCGAAGCGAAAAATCACCTGAGCTGGGCCGGTGCCGACACGCCGGGCGATGGCGTGAAGCTCCGGCGCAGCGAACACATCGCGATTGGCTGTGAGCAGAGAAAACCCCTGGTAAATAATTCCCTGGGCCCGGCAAATTTCGCGCACCGGTTTATCCCACCCTTGCACCGCGAAGCAACGGTTCTGCACCATCATCGGCCGCACCTTCGCCTTGTCGCAGAGTTCGGCCAACTGCGCCGCGCCGACGTTGCTAATGCCGAGCATTTTAGTTTTCCCGGCATGATAAAACTCTTCCATCGCCGCCCACACCTGCCAATCCGCCGCGCCCAACCCGCGCCGGGAAAACGGCGCGTGCAGAACATAGGAGTCGAGATAGTCGGTGCCGAGATGGCTCAGCGAACTGGCGAAGGATTGGCGCACTTGAGTGGTGAGATCGGCCGAAGCATCGTACGGCGTGCGATGATCCTGGCCGTCGGCGGAAGTAAACTTGGTTTGGACAAACAGCCGCTCGCGTGTGATGCCTTTCATCGCCAACGCTTGCAACGCTTCGCCGACCAGTGCCTCTTGGTAG is a window encoding:
- a CDS encoding cupin domain-containing protein, producing MNQRVRKDSVKNLDRDMAGKNLSGYWRLGMEGLPDHPVTSVEPCLWKWADVYESLVRAGEVISLENSERRVVRLVNPGLDKKNGFATHTIQVSFQYVKPGENARAHRHTPAALRFVIQGNGAYTTVNGQQCVMEPGDLILTPKLTWHDHSNDSTEPMLWLDGLDFPLVTALQQVMQERYTERRQAIEMSSADVQNNRDGQSRADFFHYKWRATEPALRALTKVPANRDRFDGYLLEYRNPVTGGPTMTTIQCALQLLPAKEETATHRHTSTAMYHVFRGRGTTQIGEQQFEWQQGDTFVVPLWYPHRHVISSSDEAILFTMSDAPTLRALELYREETRA
- a CDS encoding flavin reductase family protein: MAAVNKIDVPSEHWDKLFAPSACLVTITTADNDGRVNAASYGTCVRVCHDPVYLSFTTAEGKDTYNNILANGEFVVNVPSHDREILEKVRVCGLEFPPGVNELEKAGLTALASKAVKPPRIADFKSHFECKVEWTKQWLHRLMVCGKVVAASADEDCIEASGKIIWDKLKPAHYCGNAYKNGFVASYQPMWIDMVYNEPIPPRTFPK
- a CDS encoding SDR family oxidoreductase, with translation MSNLDLSRFSLQGRTAIITGGSGGIGRACAVAFAKAGANIVIASLPPDSIPPVVQEVEALGVKAFGLAVDVSDEAQVKTLVEQTLEKFSRVDVLVNVAGGSYSRNPFMPAFNRAPLLELTPEDFMKAYEVNTKSAFLCAKAVAPAMKSAGKGSIVNIGSISGRGTKKERADMAAYGTAKAAVMNLTIHMAQHWGPEIRVNAIAPGIIDTPRPAGTNRQEMFGDAIKKISLGRAGTADEVASVALFLASEASSFVSGAIIDVNGGE
- a CDS encoding DUF475 domain-containing protein; this translates as MAYFRNSFLVTLVGLVLGAFLGWEAERSLIGALSSMFIVAVLATLEVSLSFDNAVVNASVLKTMTPLWRQRFITWGIAIAVFGMRIVFPLIIVAIIARIDPLSALVMAASHPDEYSRVLTSAHVTVSAFGGAFLAMVGLRHFFNQEKELHWIAVIERPLTRLGRIEAVELGLVLLVLYFISTHMAGQEQVEFLVAGLFGLVTYIAVDGVSALLNVEAAVTQGVAKSGLASFLYLEVLDASFSFDGVIGAFALSNNMFVIAIGLGIGAMFVRSLTIMLVEQETLTSYRYLEHGAFYAIIALAVMMFVNAVVHVPEIVTGLIGGAFIIASFLDSLRYNRRARGT
- a CDS encoding ABC transporter substrate-binding protein, producing MAVGLAVRSGAPKPDISSAEAVKRLLLGAKAIAYPNAAGAGVSMNATLAKLGIAEAMKGKIKIAQAGRGAMELLAKGEVDYGLTYISEIITAPGVEVVGPLPREISPPTALVGFVSAQAKNSAAATALLRFMTSPDAAKVYRQSGMEPGR
- a CDS encoding aldo/keto reductase, with amino-acid sequence MPLITYNQIPVPSFMYGTAWKKEATARLVELAVESGFTAIDTANQLIHYQEALVGEALQALAMKGITRERLFVQTKFTSADGQDHRTPYDASADLTTQVRQSFASSLSHLGTDYLDSYVLHAPFSRRGLGAADWQVWAAMEEFYHAGKTKMLGISNVGAAQLAELCDKAKVRPMMVQNRCFAVQGWDKPVREICRAQGIIYQGFSLLTANRDVFAAPELHAIARRVGTGPAQVIFRFAMQVGMLPLTGTTSAQHMQEDLAAEKFSLTADEVELIETIVL